Proteins encoded within one genomic window of Macrobrachium nipponense isolate FS-2020 chromosome 8, ASM1510439v2, whole genome shotgun sequence:
- the LOC135223132 gene encoding uncharacterized protein LOC135223132: MFLSRDYQVDRWLKNDERDQTVIRAALWFHLRHIPTSITPTPPIPRQQPSFRKASHCSPQIPQPTPTPPTRISGRPTEKNNVCTACYIHGRAISGFRSPLSSRFCYICGHVVLPDRQAKITNFVKKAYQAYFGVKLGDQDKPFAPHICCKTCAENLRDWRNKKRKCMPFGVPMVWKSMPFGVPMVWREGKDHVTDSYFCMTNLKGINRKNKHNVQYPDVPSAIKPVPHGPDLLVPELNVTMEFSSDSESTECGAYRPEEDNQLVPLTQAELSDLTRDLNLSKESAQLLGSRLREKRLLAPGATFYWYRDREREFRKSPRLMKHLHRSTVTILLT, encoded by the exons atgttCTTAAGCAGAGATTATCAGGTAGACAGATGGCTCAAAAACGACGAACGCGACCAGACTgtaatacgggctgctctatg gttccATTTAAGACACATCCCGACCTCAATCACCCCCACTCCCCCCATCCCCCGACAACAACCCTCCTTCCGAAAGGCCTCCCACTGTAGCCCCCAGATACCCCAGCCCACCCCGACCCCTCCGACCAGAATCTCCGGCAGAC CGACGGAGAAAAACAACGTCTGCACGGCGTGTTACATTCACGGAAGAGCAATTTCTGGGTTCCGTTCGCCGCTCTCATCTAG GTTCTGTTACATCTGTGGACATGTGGTTCTTCCAGACCGTCAAGCAAAAATCACGAATTTTGTGAAGAAAGCATATCAAGCTTACTTTGGAGTCAAACTAGGGGACCAGGATAAGCCATTCGCTCCACATATCTGCTGCAAAACATGTGCAGAGAACTTACGGGattggaggaacaagaaaaggaagtgtatgccatttggtgtcccaatggtgtggaagagtatgccatttggtgtcccaatggtgtggagggaagggaaagatcacGTTACCGACAgctacttttgcatgacaaatctaAAAGGCATCAATCGCAAGAACAAGCACAATGTTCAATACCctgatgttccttctgccataaaGCCAGTCCCCCATGGCCCTGATCTTCTTGTTCCTGAGCTAAATGTCACCATGGAATTTAGTTCTGATTCCGAATCTA CTGAGTGTGGTGCATACAGGCCAGAAGAGGACAACCAACTGGTGCCTTTGACCCAAGCCGAACTCAGTGACCTGACACGAgacctgaacctttccaaggagtctgcccaactactgggttctcgtcttcgagagaagcgtctactggcaccaggagcaacattctattggtatcgggaccgagagagagaatttagaaaatcTCCACGTTTGATGAAGCATCTTCACCGGTCTACTGTCACGATATTGCTGacctga